Proteins from a genomic interval of Aminivibrio sp.:
- a CDS encoding DedA family protein, with the protein MEGFEMFHQAIVWLVDTIGQWGYPGIVMLMALESSFFPFPSEVVIPPAAYLAASGEMNIGMIIFCGTLGSLLGAVFNYWIALKFGRPFFMKYGRYLLISPKSLENADRFFERHGHISIFVGRLLPGIRQYISLPAGLARMNIFIFCVTTVLGAGIWVLVLAGMGYFFGRNEQLVLENLHWVTLFLVIGCGVIVFLYWRRSRSHSRRGQ; encoded by the coding sequence ATGGAAGGCTTTGAAATGTTTCACCAGGCTATAGTTTGGCTGGTCGATACCATTGGCCAATGGGGTTATCCGGGCATCGTGATGCTCATGGCCTTGGAGTCTTCTTTTTTCCCGTTTCCCAGCGAGGTAGTCATCCCACCGGCCGCCTACCTCGCGGCGAGCGGCGAAATGAACATTGGAATGATCATCTTTTGCGGCACCTTGGGCAGCTTGTTAGGGGCCGTCTTCAACTATTGGATCGCCCTGAAGTTCGGAAGACCGTTTTTTATGAAATATGGGCGGTATCTGCTGATCAGCCCCAAGTCCCTGGAAAATGCCGACCGCTTTTTTGAACGTCATGGTCATATCAGCATCTTTGTCGGCCGCTTGCTTCCGGGCATCCGCCAGTATATTTCGCTTCCGGCCGGGCTGGCCCGCATGAATATATTCATTTTTTGCGTGACCACGGTGTTGGGCGCGGGGATATGGGTGTTGGTGCTGGCGGGTATGGGCTATTTTTTCGGTCGCAATGAGCAGTTGGTATTGGAAAACCTTCACTGGGTCACCCTGTTCCTGGTGATCGGATGTGGTGTCATCGTGTTTCTTTACTGGCGCAGAAGTCGGAGCCATTCAAGGCGGGGGCAATAG
- a CDS encoding exonuclease SbcCD subunit D C-terminal domain-containing protein, translating into MKILHTSDWHLGRTLYGRKRYEEYEAFLDWLARAIRDNGIDVLVAAGDIFDTTAPSNRAQELYYRFLCRAASLGCRHVVVVSGNHDSPSFLDAPKELLKALEVHVTGSPSESPEDEVLVLRDGRGVPELIVCAVPHLRDRDIRTAEAGESIEDKERKLLDGIRDHYAAVAALAEEKRRELGCAIPIVATGHLFAAGGRTVEGDGVRELYVGSLGRVNAKVFPSCIDYLALGHLHVPQKVNGSETVRYSGSPLPMGFGEAKQQKSVCVAEFGGEGVSVRLVPVPVFQQLEQIRGDWDRISGRIFELASQGSRAWLEVIYEGDEILGDLRDRLEEAVGNTAMEVLRVKNTRAVDRVLAQTMEEETLDDLDEDDVFQRCIEANQVPEEQRPELFAAYREVVLSLRGCGGQPEQEGRHEN; encoded by the coding sequence ATGAAAATCCTCCATACGTCGGACTGGCATCTCGGCCGCACCCTCTACGGCAGAAAACGGTACGAGGAATACGAAGCCTTTCTGGACTGGCTGGCCCGGGCGATCCGGGACAACGGGATCGACGTCCTGGTAGCGGCGGGTGACATTTTCGACACCACCGCGCCGAGCAACCGGGCGCAGGAGCTGTATTACCGGTTTCTCTGCCGGGCGGCCTCCCTGGGCTGCCGTCATGTGGTGGTGGTTTCGGGAAACCATGATTCTCCCTCCTTCCTCGACGCCCCGAAGGAGCTGCTGAAGGCCCTTGAGGTCCATGTCACGGGAAGCCCGTCCGAAAGCCCCGAGGACGAAGTGCTGGTGCTCCGGGACGGCCGGGGAGTCCCCGAGCTGATCGTCTGCGCCGTGCCCCATCTCCGGGACCGGGATATCCGCACGGCGGAGGCGGGTGAGAGCATCGAGGACAAGGAACGCAAGCTCCTGGACGGCATCCGGGATCATTACGCCGCTGTCGCCGCCCTTGCCGAAGAAAAGCGAAGGGAACTCGGATGCGCCATTCCCATCGTCGCCACGGGCCATCTTTTTGCAGCGGGAGGCCGAACTGTGGAAGGCGACGGCGTCCGGGAACTCTACGTGGGCTCCCTGGGCCGCGTGAACGCGAAGGTTTTCCCCTCCTGCATCGACTACCTGGCCCTGGGCCACCTCCACGTTCCCCAGAAGGTGAACGGCTCCGAAACGGTTCGCTACAGCGGATCACCCCTGCCCATGGGATTCGGCGAGGCGAAGCAGCAAAAGAGCGTCTGCGTGGCGGAATTCGGGGGAGAGGGAGTTTCCGTTCGCCTTGTTCCCGTGCCGGTATTCCAGCAGCTCGAGCAGATCCGGGGCGACTGGGACCGTATATCGGGGCGGATCTTCGAGCTTGCCTCGCAGGGTTCCCGGGCATGGCTCGAAGTGATCTACGAAGGGGACGAAATTCTGGGCGACCTCCGGGATCGGCTGGAAGAGGCGGTAGGGAACACAGCCATGGAGGTGCTCAGGGTGAAGAACACCAGGGCCGTCGACCGGGTGTTGGCGCAGACCATGGAGGAAGAAACCCTGGACGACCTGGACGAGGACGACGTCTTCCAGCGGTGTATCGAGGCGAATCAGGTTCCAGAAGAGCAGCGTCCGGAGCTTTTTGCGGCCTACCGTGAAGTGGTCCTCTCCCTCCGGGGGTGCGGCGGTCAGCCGGAACAGGAGGGCCGCCATGAGAATTGA
- a CDS encoding AAA family ATPase has translation MRIEKIRFLNLNSLVGEWEIDLTHPAFASDGIFAITGPTGSGKTTILDAVCLALYGRTPRLNRVTKSGNEIMSRQTGECFAEVTFRTGAGCFRCHWSQRRARKKPGGELQAPKHEIADGETGVLFESKIRGVAGQIEEATGMDFDRFTRSMLLAQGGFAAFLQAAPDERAPILEQITGTEIYSLISMEVHERLRDERDKLTLLQAETAGIVILQPEEEEALRRDLADKAREEEAAAGRLEKTAKAMNWLTTLDGLEKEISGLAEEETELQGEWTAFAPDQERLRRAMRAASLEGPHATLEALRKRQVDDSEALKAEEESLPELESLARDGARALLEAELATIRAKEELDGAAPLLAKVRSLDQWLSDRRNALADMEEECRQDSVSLDKARESREEKLELLAAEEERLERAERGLKEHGRDEWLVGGLAGVEEQVNALISLQKEIADGEDALEREAETLRQAKIVREECRERTGVRREDLEAVSQRLRREKEELDSLLDGRLLREYRAEKEALLREMAFLTRIAELEDYRARLEDGMACPLCGSLEHPFAEGNIPLPDETERKIAALEELIGEAEGREAAVQRLEKAEAAARQQVTEGEKDEAAALSAQNAAEKALALSAEGLEKLRADCLRLQSALETRLQPLGISEIPEGDLPSLAASLRERLNAWQEKIREKADIEKKIGLLKSDLKWLDGTLETLTRALEKKKMRVETLQKEYDCRLAERKNLYGEKDPDEEERRLKDTLEAAGEAEKKARKLREGLKERADGAKSRVESLKKGILRREPEVNKAEAAFSAGLSAAGFENEEDFLEARLDPDRRDALAARKKNLEDRRTALAARRADRERKLEEERARQVTDETLEVLEPRFRECEDLLKTLRDEVSALRHRLNENAAAAERVKEKKAALEVQGREYRRWDCLHELIGSADGKKYRNFAQGLTFDMMISQANRQLQKMSDRYLLVRDREQPLELNVVDGYQAGEIRSTKNLSGGESFIVSLALALGLSSMASRNVRVDSLFLDEGFGTLDEEALDTALETLAGLQQDGKLIGVISHVPALKERISARIEVVPRTGGRSLITGPGCLCLSS, from the coding sequence ATGAGAATTGAGAAGATACGGTTTCTGAACCTGAACTCCCTGGTGGGGGAATGGGAGATCGACCTGACCCACCCCGCCTTCGCGTCCGACGGCATCTTTGCCATCACCGGGCCCACAGGCTCGGGGAAGACCACCATCCTGGACGCCGTCTGTCTTGCCCTCTACGGGCGGACCCCCCGGCTGAACCGGGTGACGAAAAGCGGCAACGAGATAATGTCCCGCCAGACGGGGGAGTGTTTTGCCGAGGTGACCTTCCGGACCGGGGCGGGGTGTTTCCGGTGCCATTGGAGCCAGCGCCGGGCGCGAAAGAAGCCGGGCGGCGAACTCCAGGCCCCGAAACACGAAATCGCCGACGGCGAGACGGGGGTCCTCTTCGAGTCCAAGATCCGGGGGGTGGCCGGACAGATCGAGGAAGCCACCGGAATGGATTTCGACCGGTTCACCCGGTCCATGCTTCTGGCCCAGGGGGGCTTCGCCGCCTTCCTGCAGGCGGCCCCGGACGAACGGGCCCCCATCCTGGAGCAGATCACGGGCACGGAAATTTACAGTCTCATCTCCATGGAGGTCCACGAGCGGCTCCGGGACGAGCGGGACAAGCTGACCCTGCTCCAGGCGGAGACAGCGGGAATCGTGATCCTGCAGCCGGAGGAGGAGGAAGCCCTCCGACGGGACCTGGCTGACAAGGCGCGGGAGGAAGAGGCAGCCGCCGGGAGGCTGGAGAAGACGGCAAAAGCCATGAACTGGCTTACGACACTGGACGGGCTGGAAAAAGAGATCTCCGGCCTGGCGGAGGAAGAGACTGAACTACAGGGGGAATGGACTGCCTTTGCTCCGGATCAGGAAAGGCTCCGCCGGGCCATGAGGGCGGCGTCCCTTGAAGGTCCCCATGCCACCCTCGAGGCCCTGCGGAAACGGCAGGTCGACGATTCAGAAGCCCTGAAGGCCGAAGAGGAGAGCCTCCCCGAACTGGAATCCCTGGCCCGGGATGGTGCCCGGGCCCTGCTCGAAGCGGAGCTTGCAACCATCCGGGCAAAGGAAGAGTTGGACGGGGCCGCGCCCCTTCTCGCGAAGGTCCGGTCCCTCGATCAGTGGCTATCAGATCGCCGGAACGCCCTTGCGGACATGGAGGAGGAATGTCGGCAGGACAGCGTGAGCCTGGATAAAGCCAGGGAAAGCCGGGAGGAAAAACTGGAGCTTCTGGCAGCGGAGGAGGAACGCCTGGAAAGAGCCGAACGCGGGCTGAAGGAGCACGGGCGGGATGAATGGCTGGTCGGCGGCCTGGCGGGGGTGGAGGAACAGGTGAACGCCTTGATTTCCCTCCAAAAGGAAATAGCTGACGGAGAGGACGCCCTTGAGAGGGAGGCGGAAACTCTCCGCCAGGCGAAAATCGTGCGTGAGGAGTGCCGGGAGCGTACCGGCGTGCGGAGAGAGGACCTGGAGGCCGTGTCCCAAAGGCTGCGCCGGGAGAAGGAAGAATTGGATAGCCTGCTGGACGGCCGTCTGCTGCGGGAATACCGGGCTGAAAAGGAGGCCCTGCTCCGGGAGATGGCCTTCCTCACCAGGATCGCCGAGCTGGAGGACTACAGGGCAAGGCTCGAGGACGGCATGGCATGTCCCCTCTGCGGCTCGCTGGAGCATCCCTTTGCGGAGGGGAACATTCCTCTGCCCGACGAGACGGAAAGGAAGATCGCCGCCCTCGAAGAGCTCATCGGGGAAGCGGAGGGCAGGGAAGCAGCCGTACAGCGGCTGGAGAAAGCCGAGGCGGCAGCTCGACAGCAGGTAACGGAGGGAGAAAAGGACGAAGCGGCGGCCCTTTCTGCCCAAAACGCGGCGGAAAAGGCCCTCGCACTCTCCGCTGAAGGGTTGGAAAAACTTAGGGCGGACTGCCTGCGTCTTCAGAGTGCCCTCGAAACCAGGCTACAGCCCCTCGGCATTTCCGAGATTCCGGAGGGGGACCTGCCTTCCCTTGCGGCCTCCCTTCGGGAACGGCTGAACGCATGGCAGGAGAAGATCCGGGAGAAAGCGGACATCGAAAAGAAGATCGGGCTTCTGAAAAGCGATCTGAAATGGCTGGACGGTACACTGGAAACCCTGACCCGCGCCCTCGAGAAGAAAAAGATGCGGGTCGAAACACTCCAAAAAGAGTATGACTGCCGCCTGGCGGAGCGGAAGAACCTTTACGGCGAAAAGGACCCCGACGAGGAAGAGCGCCGTCTGAAGGACACCCTGGAAGCCGCGGGGGAGGCCGAGAAAAAGGCCAGGAAACTCCGGGAAGGGCTGAAAGAAAGGGCCGACGGGGCGAAATCACGGGTGGAATCCCTGAAAAAGGGCATCCTGAGGAGGGAGCCTGAAGTCAACAAGGCGGAGGCCGCATTTTCCGCCGGTCTTTCGGCGGCAGGTTTTGAAAATGAAGAGGACTTTCTGGAAGCCCGGCTTGACCCCGACCGGCGGGACGCCCTGGCTGCGAGGAAGAAGAATCTGGAAGACCGCCGGACGGCCCTGGCGGCCAGGCGGGCTGACCGGGAAAGAAAGCTGGAGGAAGAAAGAGCCCGGCAGGTGACGGACGAAACGCTCGAAGTGCTGGAACCACGGTTCCGGGAGTGTGAAGATTTACTGAAGACGCTGCGGGATGAGGTTTCGGCCCTCAGACACAGGCTGAACGAGAACGCCGCCGCCGCGGAGCGGGTGAAGGAAAAGAAGGCGGCCCTGGAGGTCCAGGGCAGGGAGTACCGCCGGTGGGACTGCCTCCACGAGCTGATCGGTTCCGCCGACGGAAAGAAGTACCGAAATTTCGCCCAGGGTCTGACCTTCGATATGATGATCAGCCAGGCCAACCGGCAGCTTCAGAAGATGAGCGACCGGTACCTGCTGGTGCGGGACAGGGAGCAGCCCCTGGAGCTGAACGTGGTGGACGGCTACCAGGCCGGAGAAATCAGGTCAACCAAGAACCTCTCCGGCGGAGAGAGCTTCATCGTCAGTCTCGCACTGGCACTGGGACTCTCCTCCATGGCGAGCAGGAACGTCCGTGTGGATTCCCTCTTCCTTGACGAAGGCTTCGGCACCCTGGACGAGGAAGCCCTGGACACCGCCCTTGAAACACTGGCCGGATTGCAGCAGGACGGCAAGCTGATCGGGGTGATATCCCACGTGCCCGCTCTCAAGGAGCGGATCAGCGCGCGGATCGAGGTCGTTCCCCGGACCGGCGGCAGAAGCCTGATCACCGGCCCGGGGTGCCTTTGCCTGTCATCCTGA
- a CDS encoding PHP domain-containing protein — protein sequence MILDTHVHSKEFSYDSPLPIREAILRGKATGLDGLCVTDHEHMGMRRFAEQLTHRHDFLVLVGMEFLTFEGDLLIFGLDKVPDRAMHADELVSIVNRQGGCAVSAHPFRDNGRGLGNEILGLRGLHGIEALNGSTRRHHNIMASDLAFELGLARLGGSDAHLPERVGLCATRFLQPVRNERDLIRAIRAGLVEPVVLEDGQYRTHTAPADRVPLIEASSRRKEQERQYVF from the coding sequence ATGATTCTTGATACCCACGTTCATTCAAAAGAATTTTCCTACGACAGTCCTCTCCCTATCCGCGAGGCAATACTTCGCGGAAAAGCGACAGGGCTTGACGGGTTATGCGTCACCGATCATGAGCACATGGGAATGCGGCGGTTTGCCGAGCAGTTGACGCACAGGCATGACTTCCTTGTTCTGGTCGGCATGGAATTCCTGACGTTCGAGGGAGACCTGCTCATCTTCGGCCTTGACAAGGTGCCCGATCGCGCGATGCATGCGGATGAGCTTGTTTCCATCGTCAACCGGCAGGGAGGATGCGCCGTAAGCGCACACCCTTTTCGCGACAACGGCAGAGGGCTGGGAAATGAAATACTGGGGCTCCGTGGCCTGCACGGCATTGAAGCCCTGAATGGAAGCACCCGCCGGCATCACAACATCATGGCATCGGATCTCGCCTTCGAACTGGGATTGGCCCGCCTCGGAGGAAGCGACGCGCACCTTCCGGAGCGTGTGGGGCTCTGTGCGACACGGTTTCTTCAACCTGTAAGAAACGAGCGGGACCTGATCCGTGCTATCCGTGCAGGCCTTGTTGAACCCGTTGTTCTTGAAGACGGTCAGTATCGCACCCATACGGCACCTGCGGACCGGGTGCCTCTAATAGAGGCCTCATCACGCCGGAAGGAACAGGAACGACAGTACGTTTTCTGA
- a CDS encoding glycosyltransferase family A protein, whose translation MPEVTVVIPLFNKGPYIGRALSSVLNQGLQNIEILVVDDGSSDDGPEQAAAFCDQRVRLIRQSHGGVSSARNNGIRTAGSHFIAFLDADDEWHPGHLETLLRLHASFPGAGICATSYMFILPDGSTRMPTFSGFPGPTWEGLLPDYFRAAAMGKPPVFTSAAGAPKKVLLEAGLFAEGVHLGEDLDLWGRIALEYPVAFSHFGPSCYRKDAGNRLCRRIPRERELPFVATARAGLCEGTVPDHLVPSLRAYCCKLIYLSCRHLLRTGRTEDAALLLHNSGFEREENGHIMRIRTAIAGKES comes from the coding sequence GTGCCCGAAGTGACCGTTGTCATTCCGCTCTTCAACAAGGGGCCCTATATCGGACGGGCGCTCTCATCCGTCCTGAACCAGGGCCTGCAGAATATTGAAATCCTGGTCGTGGATGACGGATCCTCGGATGATGGCCCCGAACAGGCAGCGGCCTTTTGTGACCAGCGCGTCCGCCTGATCCGTCAATCTCACGGAGGCGTTTCCTCCGCGCGAAATAACGGAATCCGGACTGCCGGCTCACACTTTATCGCTTTCCTCGATGCGGACGACGAATGGCATCCCGGTCACCTGGAAACCCTGCTTCGCCTTCATGCATCCTTCCCGGGCGCAGGAATCTGCGCCACGTCCTACATGTTCATCCTGCCTGACGGGAGCACGAGAATGCCGACATTCTCCGGATTTCCCGGTCCGACCTGGGAAGGGCTTCTGCCTGACTACTTCAGGGCTGCAGCTATGGGCAAACCGCCGGTCTTTACTTCTGCTGCCGGAGCTCCCAAAAAAGTGCTGCTCGAGGCAGGGCTCTTTGCCGAGGGGGTCCACCTTGGAGAGGATCTTGACCTCTGGGGACGGATTGCACTGGAATACCCGGTCGCGTTCAGCCATTTCGGGCCTTCCTGTTACAGAAAAGACGCCGGTAACCGCCTTTGCAGGCGCATTCCCCGGGAGCGGGAACTGCCCTTTGTTGCAACTGCCCGTGCCGGGCTTTGCGAAGGAACGGTGCCGGACCACCTGGTTCCTTCGCTTCGGGCCTACTGCTGCAAGCTGATCTATCTTTCCTGCAGGCATCTGCTGCGAACGGGGCGAACGGAAGATGCGGCCCTGCTGCTTCACAACTCGGGGTTTGAACGCGAAGAAAACGGCCACATCATGAGAATACGGACTGCCATTGCCGGAAAGGAGAGCTGA
- a CDS encoding glycosyltransferase family 4 protein yields MKILHLLSQRPDSTGSGTTLQAILMESEKSGHENMVVAGIQEGALPFFPGLSNLRTRFVTFGGGDLPFPMPGMSDVMPYPAMRFSDLTDRQLSSYNDAFKTAVLESVDRFRPDIIHSNHLWLATSLARRSLPGIPMVATCHGTDLRQMRTCPGFRPDVVSGCSGLDGVFALYSGQVEEIRQVYGIPAERIHVTGAGFRSELFVPGEKTADIPTIVYGGKLSRAKGVPWMLRAFASVTDLPWTLLLAGGGTDPERAECIELAGRLGKRAIIAGPLKQEEFAAALSGANIFILPSLYEGLPLVLPEALASGCLCLATDLPGVRDILKIAGKDWLRLIPCPPLEGVDTIAPGYESKFVSDIAANLRKVLTDLVAGTLSAESYRELAERLKNITWQAVFQRMEKVYYTLATVKSR; encoded by the coding sequence ATGAAGATTCTTCACCTCTTGAGCCAGCGGCCGGATTCCACAGGGAGCGGGACAACGCTTCAGGCCATCCTCATGGAATCGGAAAAATCCGGACATGAAAACATGGTCGTGGCTGGCATACAGGAAGGTGCTCTCCCGTTTTTTCCCGGCCTTTCAAATCTTCGGACCCGTTTCGTCACCTTCGGGGGAGGAGACCTCCCCTTCCCGATGCCGGGTATGAGCGACGTTATGCCCTATCCGGCAATGAGGTTTTCCGACCTGACGGACCGGCAGCTCTCATCCTATAACGATGCCTTCAAGACGGCGGTTCTGGAGTCTGTTGACCGGTTCCGGCCGGACATTATCCACTCGAACCACCTCTGGCTGGCCACGTCTCTCGCCCGCCGCTCCCTTCCGGGCATCCCCATGGTCGCCACGTGCCACGGCACAGATCTTCGGCAAATGCGCACATGCCCCGGGTTCAGGCCGGATGTTGTCTCCGGGTGCTCAGGCCTTGACGGAGTATTTGCGCTGTATTCAGGGCAGGTGGAGGAGATACGGCAGGTCTACGGCATCCCTGCCGAACGGATCCACGTCACAGGCGCCGGATTCCGGAGCGAACTGTTTGTTCCGGGAGAGAAAACGGCAGATATCCCGACAATCGTCTACGGGGGAAAACTGAGCCGTGCCAAGGGGGTACCCTGGATGCTCCGGGCATTCGCTTCCGTCACCGACCTGCCGTGGACGCTGCTTCTCGCAGGAGGAGGAACCGACCCCGAACGGGCCGAATGCATCGAGCTCGCCGGGAGGCTCGGGAAACGGGCAATCATCGCGGGGCCTTTGAAACAGGAAGAATTCGCGGCCGCCCTGTCCGGGGCGAACATTTTCATCCTCCCCTCCCTTTACGAGGGACTTCCCCTGGTACTCCCCGAGGCTCTTGCCTCCGGCTGCCTCTGCCTTGCCACCGACCTGCCGGGTGTCAGGGACATCCTCAAAATTGCAGGAAAGGACTGGCTCCGGCTAATTCCCTGCCCTCCCCTTGAAGGCGTTGATACTATCGCGCCGGGATACGAATCGAAATTCGTCAGCGACATTGCTGCAAACCTGAGGAAGGTACTGACGGACCTCGTCGCCGGAACGCTATCGGCGGAATCGTACAGAGAACTTGCTGAACGGCTGAAAAACATCACATGGCAGGCGGTGTTTCAGAGGATGGAGAAGGTGTACTACACGCTGGCAACCGTCAAATCCCGGTGA
- a CDS encoding TrkA family potassium uptake protein: protein MKKKVVLVIGLGRFGKSLCKTLSEFHNQIIAVDNDNECVEETAGLVDMCVQADATDAEALAKCGAKEADVAVVAIGESVEASILATTSLKDLGVPYIIARAENDIHARVLARVGANRVIFPERDMGERLAQLLVLPWMSHFAQVPGSLFYVGEIRPNPEMTGKTLAELDFRVRYNAVILTINRGGKRFIPRAETTIESGDMILVAGQREDLRKWVEE from the coding sequence GTGAAAAAAAAAGTGGTGCTGGTCATCGGTTTGGGCCGGTTCGGCAAGTCTCTGTGCAAAACCCTCTCCGAGTTTCATAACCAGATCATAGCTGTAGACAATGACAATGAATGTGTCGAGGAAACCGCCGGACTCGTTGACATGTGCGTTCAGGCGGACGCCACCGACGCCGAGGCTCTTGCCAAATGCGGCGCCAAGGAAGCCGACGTCGCGGTGGTCGCCATAGGAGAAAGCGTCGAGGCCAGCATTCTTGCAACCACCAGCCTGAAGGACCTCGGCGTTCCCTATATCATCGCCCGGGCGGAAAACGACATTCATGCCCGGGTTCTCGCCCGGGTGGGAGCCAACAGGGTCATCTTTCCCGAGCGGGACATGGGAGAACGGCTGGCACAGCTGCTTGTCCTCCCGTGGATGTCCCACTTCGCCCAGGTCCCGGGGTCGCTCTTCTATGTGGGCGAAATCCGCCCCAACCCAGAAATGACAGGCAAGACCCTGGCAGAGCTTGATTTCAGAGTCCGTTACAACGCGGTGATCCTCACCATTAACCGAGGCGGGAAACGGTTCATTCCCAGGGCGGAGACCACCATCGAGTCCGGGGACATGATTCTCGTGGCCGGTCAGAGGGAAGACCTGAGGAAGTGGGTGGAGGAATAA
- a CDS encoding response regulator, with translation MRILVINDEESVRRTLRSILSLRKYDVPLASGGAEGIEKAIETNQELVILDLSLPWHGRQGRLPGTAHLDELAHPDPLGQGQRKRQDLRKG, from the coding sequence ATCAGAATACTGGTCATCAACGACGAAGAATCCGTCAGGAGGACCCTCCGGTCCATTCTTTCCCTGCGGAAGTACGACGTGCCCCTTGCCTCCGGCGGTGCAGAAGGCATCGAAAAGGCCATCGAAACCAACCAGGAACTCGTCATCCTCGACCTCTCCCTTCCCTGGCATGGACGGCAGGGACGTCTGCCGGGAACTGCGCACCTGGATGAACTCGCCCATCCTGATCCTCTCGGTCAGGGGCAACGAAAGCGACAAGACCTGAGGAAGGGCTGA
- a CDS encoding cyclase family protein, which produces MKCYDITRELLSSPVYPGDREPELQTVFDMRRGADFNLSSLSCSLHTGTHCDAFLHFRRDGQDIAGMPLDHFIGPCHVLSVPGHTLITEEHLRNNLPEGTMRLLLKSGGTSFLAPSGAAFLLSRGILTLGTDSSSVAPLDNEAGIHLPLLSGGVALIESLWLEEVPDGEYFLSAAPLKIRGAEGAPCRAVLFSFDRECSL; this is translated from the coding sequence ATGAAATGCTACGACATCACCAGGGAGCTTCTTTCGTCGCCCGTCTACCCGGGCGACCGGGAGCCGGAACTGCAAACCGTCTTCGACATGCGCAGGGGAGCGGACTTCAATCTCAGTTCCCTTTCCTGCAGCCTCCATACCGGCACCCACTGCGACGCTTTTCTACACTTCCGCCGCGACGGGCAGGATATCGCCGGCATGCCCCTCGACCATTTTATCGGCCCCTGCCACGTCCTTTCCGTTCCGGGACACACCCTCATCACTGAAGAACACCTCAGGAACAACCTCCCGGAAGGAACCATGCGGCTGCTGCTGAAATCGGGCGGCACATCCTTTCTCGCCCCGTCGGGGGCGGCCTTTCTGCTCAGCCGGGGAATACTCACCCTGGGAACGGACTCTTCCTCCGTGGCCCCGCTGGACAACGAAGCGGGCATTCACCTCCCTCTCCTTTCAGGCGGCGTGGCCCTCATCGAATCCCTGTGGCTGGAAGAGGTTCCCGACGGGGAATATTTCCTCTCGGCGGCCCCCCTCAAAATCCGGGGAGCGGAAGGCGCACCCTGCCGGGCCGTGCTGTTCAGTTTTGACCGGGAATGCAGCCTGTAA
- a CDS encoding helix-turn-helix domain-containing GNAT family N-acetyltransferase, giving the protein MKDIPEKITKQIRSFNRFYTGVIGAVNQSVLNSPFSVAEARVLYEIKHKGTPTASEINVELGLDPGYLSRIIRRFEHDELLEKERSPLDGRAYILRLTPRGEHVLTALEKASDQKVSELLAPMTKVDVEALLRSMDTIRSILTCEPGEVIIRPAKPGELGLVVWQHMDFYIREYNLDSTFEYYLFDGMARFLKNREGGKGGAWVADHNGAVVGSIAIDHEDDRTAKLRWLLVHPEFQSMGIGRRLMDEAMEFCRMNLYHRIFLWTFSELREARHLYELYGFSPTEEVNHTIWGRKITEERWDYLLVDPEEEDA; this is encoded by the coding sequence GTGAAGGACATTCCTGAAAAGATCACGAAGCAAATCCGCAGCTTCAACAGATTCTATACCGGCGTCATAGGAGCAGTCAACCAGTCGGTACTCAACAGCCCCTTCTCCGTTGCCGAAGCGCGGGTCCTCTACGAAATCAAGCACAAAGGAACCCCTACCGCGAGCGAGATCAACGTCGAGCTCGGGCTCGACCCGGGATACCTCAGCAGGATCATCCGCCGGTTCGAACACGATGAACTCCTGGAAAAGGAACGGTCTCCCCTGGATGGCAGGGCCTATATTCTCCGCCTCACTCCCCGAGGCGAACATGTCCTCACTGCCCTGGAAAAAGCATCGGACCAGAAGGTTTCAGAACTACTGGCCCCCATGACGAAGGTGGACGTGGAAGCCCTGCTGCGATCCATGGACACCATCCGGAGCATACTGACCTGCGAACCCGGAGAAGTGATCATCCGGCCCGCGAAGCCGGGAGAACTGGGTCTCGTGGTATGGCAGCACATGGATTTCTACATAAGAGAATACAACCTCGACAGCACCTTCGAGTATTACCTCTTTGACGGCATGGCCCGCTTTCTGAAAAACCGGGAGGGAGGGAAAGGCGGAGCCTGGGTTGCGGACCACAACGGCGCCGTGGTGGGGTCCATAGCCATAGACCACGAGGACGACAGGACGGCAAAGCTCCGCTGGCTTCTCGTCCATCCGGAATTCCAGAGCATGGGCATCGGTAGGCGGCTCATGGACGAAGCCATGGAATTCTGCAGGATGAACCTCTACCACCGCATCTTCCTCTGGACCTTCTCCGAACTCAGGGAAGCCCGTCATCTCTACGAACTCTACGGTTTCTCCCCCACGGAGGAAGTGAACCATACCATCTGGGGGAGGAAGATCACCGAAGAACGGTGGGACTACCTTCTCGTCGACCCCGAGGAGGAGGATGCGTAG